The Gopherus evgoodei ecotype Sinaloan lineage unplaced genomic scaffold, rGopEvg1_v1.p scaffold_57_arrow_ctg1, whole genome shotgun sequence genome includes a region encoding these proteins:
- the TIMP1 gene encoding metalloproteinase inhibitor 1, which produces MAFCQADVVIRGRFMGITPLSHNSSRGESVPWVRYEIKTTKIYKGFEPLTDVHFVDTPALESVCGYQHPAPLKGEEYLIMATQQDERLTVSACSFVRPWGRVPPASAAGSARPMKGGAVPGESWGDRAWGGHGDGEWEGP; this is translated from the exons atgGCGTTCTGCCAGGCCGACGTCG TGATTCGGGGCAGGTTCATGGGGATCACTCCACTGAGCCACAACAGCAGCCGTGGGGAGTCTGTGCCGTGGGTCCGCTACGAGATCAAAACCACCAAG ATCTACAAGGGGTTCGAGCCGCTGACGGACGTTCACTTTGTAGACACCCCGGCCCTGGAGAGCGTCTGTGGGTACCAGCACCCGGCACCCCTGAAGGGGGAGGAGTACCTCATCATGG ccacgCAGCAGGACGAGCGCCTGACGGTCTCCGCCTGCTCCTTCGTGCGCCCCTGGGGGCGCGTCCCCCCAGCCAGCGCCGCGGGGTCAGCCAGGCCTATGAAGGGGGGCGCGGTGCCAGGTGAGTCCTGGGGAGACAGGGCCTGGGGGGGGCATGGAGATGGGGAGTGGGAGGGTCCCTAA
- the SYN1 gene encoding LOW QUALITY PROTEIN: synapsin-1 (The sequence of the model RefSeq protein was modified relative to this genomic sequence to represent the inferred CDS: inserted 1 base in 1 codon) translates to MNYLRRRLSDSNFMANLPNGYMTDLQRPQPPPAPPSAPSPVPSPGSVSPAAPSPGAGGGAGGFFSSLSNAVKQTTAAAAATFSEQVGGGSAGGAGRSRTLLVIDEPGTDWPKLFKGKKLHGDVEVRVEQAEFSELNLVAQANGAFSVDLEVLRNGMKVVRTVHPDFVLVRQHAYSMAPGGDHRGLVIGLQYAGVPSVNSLHSIYXFCDKPWVFAQLVRLRRKLGAEEFPLIEQTFYPNHREMTQYLRHGAG, encoded by the exons ATGAATTACCTGCGGAGACGCCTCTCAGACAGCAACTTCATGGCCAACCTGCCCAACGGCTACATGACAGATTTGCAGCGGCCTCAGCCCCCTCCGgcaccccccagcgccccctcgcCCGTCCCCTCCCCGGGCAGCgtctccccagctgcccccagccctggtgcCGGTGGCGGGGCAGGTGGGTTCTTTTCGTCCCTGTCCAATGCAGTGAAGCAGACGACAGCGGCCGCGGCGGCCACCTTCAGTGAGCAGGTGGGAGGCGGCAGCGCGGGGGGCGCGGGGCGCAGCCGGACGCTGCTAGTCATCGACGAGCCTGGCACCGACtg GCCTAAATTATTCAAGGGCAAGAAGCTCCATGGTGACGTGGAGGTGCGGGTGGAGCAG gccGAGTTCTCGGAGCTGAATCTAGTGGCTCAAGCCAACGGGGCCTTTTCGGTGGATCTCGAGGTTCTGCGCAATGGGATGAAGGTGGTGAG GACGGTGCACCCCGACTTCGTGCTGGTCCGGCAGCATGCCTACAGCATGGCCCCGGGGGGTGACCACCGGGGCCTGGTGATCGGGCTGCAGTACGCCGGGGTGCCCAGCGTCAATTCCCTGCACTCCATCT ACTTCTGCGACAAACCCTGGGTG ttTGCCCAGTTGGTGCGGCTGCGCCGGAAGCTGGGGGCCGAGGAATTCCCCCTCATCGAGCAAACCTTCTACCCCAACCACCGGGAGatg acacaGTACCTGCGGCATGGGGCGGGCTAG
- the CFP gene encoding properdin, translating to MEGAVTPSLLLALCWALAPPADGQEGLCYEQFGAGRCRELLGEDVPQADCCLNPNYGYRPRAGVPCQPCRQAEWSDWTAWGPCSVSCSEGVQRRSQSCLGQGQCSDGSRKRWEVQACSLKDCCPVMGGWSAWGPWSSCSVTCAKGVRKRIRSCTEPTPICGGSCPGPGTDTQPCDTNQICPTHGNWGSWGQWGPCSATCSPEGAEQKPQQRRRRVCNNPPPSSIPPGRPCSGSTSEDQSCPGLPFCPVDGAWSNWETSSPCAVTCGLGRVTQKRLCNNPAPRHGGKACLGLNTRSHFCNTKIPCPVDGQWSEWGEWSTCSRPGYTGSISCREIVGQQRRTRECKGRSPDGKRCAGSYIHIRSCYNMYRCKLEGQWSDWSSWGLCVPPCGKNPVKSRKRVCQPTYPKFSMVTQGVAATGPVNVSFWGKPWPQCKPINGNSLEVEEKEPCLNVPPCPEEEEEYDQPLLSLARLASPDLRPTAGLEFVEVPDDV from the exons ATGGAGGGGGCCGtgacccccagcctcctgctggccctgtgctgggctctGGCCCCACCTGCAG acgGCCAGGAAGGGCTTTGCTACGAGCAATTCGGGGCCGGCAGGTGCCgggagctgctgggtgaggaCGTGCCCCAGGCTGACTGCTGCCTGAACCCCAACTACGGGTACCGGCCCCGCGCCGGGgtgccctgccagccctgccg CCAGGCCGAGTGGAGCGACTGGACGGCCTGGGGCCCCTGCTCCGTGTCCTGCAGTGAGGGGGTGCAGAGACGCAGCCagagctgcctggggcagggccagtgctcgGACGGCTCCCGCAAGAGGTGGGAGGTTCAAGCCTGCAGCCTGAAGGATTGCTGCCCCG TGATGGGGGGCTGGTCggcctggggcccctggagctcctgCTCTGTGACTTGTGCCAAGGGGGTGAGGAAGCGCATCCGTAGCTGCACTGAGCCGACGCCCATCTGCGGGggctcctgccctggccccggcaCGGACACCCAGCCCTGTGACACCAACCagatctgcccca CTCATGGTAactggggcagttgggggcaatGGGGTCCTTGTTCTGCCACATGCTCTCCGGAGGGAGCGGAGCAGAAGCCCCAGCAGCGTCGCCGGCGCGTTTGCAACAACCCCCcgccttcctccatccctcccggACGCCCTTGCTCTGGATCCACCAGTGAGGACCAGTCTTGCCCCGGGCTGCCCTTCTGCCCAG TGGACGGTGCCTGGAGCAACTGGGAGACATCCAGCCCCTGCGCGGTGACCTGTGGCCTGGGCCGGGTAACGCAGAAGCGTCTTTGTAACAACCCAGCGCCACGGCACGGAGGGAAGGCCTGTCTTGGCCTCAATACCCGGTCACATTTCTGCAACACCAAAATACCCTGCCcag TGGACGGGCAGTGGTCAGAGTGGGGGGAGTGGTCCACTTGCTCCCGGCCGGGTTACACCGGGAGCATCAGCTGCCGGGAGATCGTGGGGCAGCAGAGGCGGACGCGGGAGTGCAAGGGGCGCAGCCCCGATGGGAAGCGCTGTGCGGGCAGTTATATCCATATCCGCAGCTGCTACAACATGTATCGGTGCAAAC TGGAGGGTCAGTGGTCAGACTGGAGTTCCTGGGGTCTCTGCGTCCCGCCCTGCGGGAAGAATCCCGTGAAGTCTCGGAAGCGTGTTTGCCAACCCACGTACCCCAAATTTTC gatgGTGACCCAGGGAGTGGCGGCCACCGGGCCGGTGAACGTCAGCTTCTGGGGCAAACCCTGGCCCCAGTGCAAGCCCATCAACGGGAACTCCCTGGAGGTGGAGGAGAAGGAGCCGTGTCTCAATGTGCCACCCtgcccggaggaggaggaggaatatg ATCAGCCCCTGTTATCGTTAGCCCGCCTGGCCAGCCCAGACCTCAGGCCCACCGCAGGCTTAGAGTTCGTGGAGGTTCCTGATGATGTTTGA